One Laribacter hongkongensis DSM 14985 genomic region harbors:
- the mrdA gene encoding penicillin-binding protein 2 has translation MFSFRRRFSFARLLRSKAPQTPQESDRQFQIRLLVAFGAILFAFGILFTRFVWLQVFQFDHFSTLAQQNRISFVPIVPNRGLIVDRNGVVLVQNYSAYTLELTPSKIPDLPATLEELGRLVEITPRDLKRFRKLKAESRNFESIPLKLKLTDDEVARVAAESYRLPGVEINARLFRDYPYKDQLAHVVGYIGRINQRDKDRLDEEEKSANYRGSTHIGKTGLEAVYEDELHGQTGFEEVETDAGGRAIRTLRRTPPVNGKTLRLALDIRLQQKAFELFGDRRGALVAIEPATGGVLAFVSKPGFDPNLFVDGIDSQSWKDLNEDWKRPLINRALRGLYPPGSTFKPFMAMAALESGFRDPGYTIADPGYFTLPGSSHRFRDSKPAGHGTVNLFKSIQVSSDTYYYKLAWDMGIDRIAPELAKFGLGSVTGIDLDHEAKGVLPSKEWKTRRFAAKRYREEHRRWLPADVVPIGIGQGYNAYTPLQMAQATAILANNGVVFKPHVVKEIVDTQTGTSTLVEPQPVRDNHFKPQHVDFVKSAMAAVLKPGGTAARLGGNLAYEMAGKTGTAQVVQIKQGAKYNAAALAEQHRDHSWFIAFAPVAEPKIAIAVIVENGGWGAAAAAPIARQLTDFYLLGDQAASRLAPPPAQQGAEDASESD, from the coding sequence ATGTTTTCGTTCCGGCGCCGTTTTTCGTTTGCCCGGCTGTTGCGGAGCAAGGCTCCGCAGACGCCGCAAGAGAGTGACCGGCAGTTCCAGATCCGGCTGCTGGTCGCGTTCGGGGCCATCCTGTTTGCGTTTGGCATCCTGTTTACCCGTTTTGTCTGGCTGCAGGTGTTCCAGTTTGACCACTTCAGCACGCTGGCCCAGCAGAACCGCATTTCCTTTGTGCCGATCGTGCCCAACCGCGGGCTGATCGTCGACCGCAACGGCGTGGTGCTGGTGCAGAACTACTCGGCCTACACGCTGGAGCTGACGCCATCCAAGATTCCCGACCTGCCCGCCACCCTCGAAGAGCTGGGCCGGCTGGTCGAAATCACCCCGCGCGACCTCAAGCGCTTCCGCAAGCTCAAGGCCGAATCGCGCAACTTCGAGAGCATTCCGCTCAAGCTCAAGCTCACCGACGACGAAGTGGCGCGGGTGGCGGCCGAAAGCTACCGGCTGCCCGGTGTGGAAATCAATGCACGGCTGTTCCGCGACTATCCGTACAAGGACCAGCTGGCGCATGTGGTCGGCTATATCGGCCGTATCAACCAGCGTGACAAGGACCGGCTGGACGAAGAGGAAAAGAGCGCCAACTACCGTGGCAGCACGCACATCGGCAAGACCGGTCTGGAAGCCGTGTACGAGGACGAGCTGCATGGCCAGACCGGCTTCGAGGAAGTGGAAACCGACGCCGGTGGCCGTGCCATCCGCACCCTGCGGCGTACGCCGCCGGTCAACGGCAAGACACTCAGGCTGGCGCTCGACATCCGGTTGCAGCAGAAGGCCTTCGAACTCTTTGGCGACCGCCGCGGCGCCCTGGTGGCGATCGAACCCGCCACCGGCGGCGTGCTGGCGTTTGTCTCCAAGCCCGGCTTCGACCCCAACCTGTTCGTGGACGGCATCGACAGCCAGAGCTGGAAAGACCTCAACGAAGACTGGAAGCGCCCGCTGATCAACCGTGCGCTGCGCGGCCTCTATCCGCCGGGCTCCACCTTCAAGCCGTTCATGGCCATGGCCGCGCTGGAAAGCGGATTCCGCGATCCGGGCTACACCATTGCCGACCCCGGCTACTTCACCCTGCCCGGCTCCAGCCACCGTTTCCGCGACTCCAAGCCGGCCGGACACGGTACGGTCAACCTGTTCAAGTCGATCCAGGTTTCGTCCGACACCTACTACTACAAGCTCGCCTGGGACATGGGCATCGACCGCATTGCGCCGGAGCTGGCCAAGTTCGGCCTCGGCTCGGTCACCGGCATCGACCTTGACCACGAAGCCAAGGGCGTGCTGCCGTCCAAGGAATGGAAGACCCGCCGCTTTGCCGCCAAGCGCTACCGCGAAGAGCACCGGCGCTGGCTGCCGGCCGACGTGGTGCCGATCGGCATCGGCCAGGGCTACAACGCCTACACGCCGCTGCAAATGGCGCAGGCAACGGCCATCCTTGCCAACAACGGCGTGGTGTTCAAACCGCACGTGGTCAAGGAAATCGTCGATACGCAGACCGGGACCAGCACGCTGGTCGAGCCGCAACCGGTGCGCGACAACCATTTCAAGCCGCAGCATGTCGACTTTGTCAAAAGTGCCATGGCGGCCGTACTCAAGCCCGGCGGCACCGCTGCGCGGCTGGGCGGCAACCTCGCCTACGAAATGGCCGGCAAGACCGGCACGGCGCAGGTGGTGCAGATCAAGCAGGGTGCCAAGTACAACGCGGCGGCACTGGCCGAGCAGCACCGCGACCACTCGTGGTTCATCGCCTTTGCCCCGGTGGCCGAGCCGAAGATCGCCATCGCGGTCATCGTCGAAAACGGCGGCTGGGGGGCAGCAGCGGCAGCGCCGATTGCCCGCCAGCTGACCGACTTCTATCTTCTGGGCGACCAGGCTGCCAGCCGGCTGGCGCCGCCGCCCGCGCAACAAGGTGCCGAAGATGCATCCGAATCTGATTAG
- the mreD gene encoding rod shape-determining protein MreD: MDKPRELLRPVRKRWIALSLALALVVELLPLSGPARLTPDFVALLVLYWNINQPSRFGIGLSFLVGLIGDFFSAGLIGQHALAYTVISYLVLLRQRQIAMYSLGQQALIVLGLLLLSQAIMWLARMALGGVVVGWSYFMSPFVGALLWPLLTTILLWPQRSGSSRQPG, from the coding sequence ATGGACAAACCCCGCGAACTGCTCCGCCCGGTACGCAAGCGCTGGATCGCCCTGTCGCTGGCACTGGCGCTGGTGGTCGAGTTGCTGCCGCTTTCCGGCCCGGCCCGCCTGACACCGGATTTCGTCGCCCTCCTCGTGCTGTACTGGAACATCAACCAGCCGTCGCGCTTCGGCATCGGCCTGTCGTTCCTGGTCGGCCTGATCGGTGACTTTTTCAGCGCCGGCCTGATCGGCCAGCATGCACTGGCCTACACCGTCATCAGCTACCTGGTCTTGCTGCGGCAGCGCCAGATCGCCATGTACAGCCTCGGCCAGCAGGCGCTGATCGTGCTCGGCCTGCTGTTGCTGAGCCAGGCAATCATGTGGCTTGCGCGCATGGCGCTGGGCGGCGTGGTAGTAGGCTGGAGCTACTTCATGTCGCCGTTCGTCGGCGCACTGCTGTGGCCGCTCCTGACCACCATCCTGCTGTGGCCGCAACGCAGCGGCAGCAGCCGCCAGCCGGGTTAG
- the rodA gene encoding rod shape-determining protein RodA, whose protein sequence is MHPNLISRVWARIKAPVDGWLLLFVVLLFAVSLVVLYSASNESMDRIANKAVFMLVALGLMWLVANIRPEILMQLALPGYLAGLVLLLGVAVAGEVVNGSRRWLDIGITRIQPSEIMKILVPMTVAWFFQRFEGKFGWWHYVVAALILGVPMAFVLKQPDLGTATLIGAAGFFVIFFAGLPWRVLLIGLSGFAATLPVIWTLLHDYQRRRVLTLLDPTQDPLGAGYHIIQSMIAIGSGGPFGKGWLSGTQTHLDFIPERTTDFIFAVYAEEFGLLGNGLLLVLYTLVIARGLMIAAKATTLFGRLLAGAITLSFFTYAFVNMGMVSGILPVVGVPLPLVSYGGTAMVTILTGFGILMSIHKNRPLLKR, encoded by the coding sequence ATGCATCCGAATCTGATTAGCCGCGTCTGGGCGCGCATCAAGGCGCCGGTGGACGGCTGGCTGTTGCTGTTCGTGGTCCTGCTGTTTGCCGTCAGCCTCGTCGTGCTGTACAGCGCCTCCAACGAAAGCATGGACCGCATCGCCAACAAGGCCGTGTTCATGCTGGTGGCGCTGGGACTGATGTGGCTGGTCGCCAACATCCGGCCGGAAATCCTGATGCAGCTGGCGCTGCCGGGCTATCTGGCCGGGCTGGTCCTGCTGCTGGGAGTGGCGGTGGCCGGCGAGGTGGTCAACGGCTCGCGGCGCTGGCTGGACATCGGCATCACCCGCATCCAGCCGTCCGAAATCATGAAGATCCTCGTGCCGATGACCGTGGCGTGGTTTTTCCAGCGCTTTGAAGGCAAGTTCGGCTGGTGGCACTACGTGGTGGCGGCCCTGATCCTCGGCGTGCCCATGGCGTTCGTGCTCAAGCAGCCCGACCTCGGCACGGCTACGCTGATCGGGGCGGCCGGCTTTTTCGTGATCTTTTTTGCCGGCCTGCCGTGGCGCGTGCTGCTGATCGGCCTGTCCGGCTTTGCCGCCACGCTGCCGGTGATCTGGACCCTGCTGCACGACTACCAGCGCCGCCGGGTGCTGACGCTGCTGGACCCGACGCAGGACCCGCTCGGTGCCGGCTACCACATCATCCAGTCGATGATCGCCATCGGTTCGGGCGGCCCTTTCGGCAAGGGCTGGCTCTCCGGCACCCAGACCCACCTCGACTTCATCCCCGAGCGCACGACCGACTTCATCTTTGCCGTCTACGCCGAGGAATTCGGCCTGCTGGGCAACGGCCTGCTGCTGGTGCTGTACACGCTGGTGATTGCCCGCGGCCTGATGATCGCCGCCAAGGCCACCACCCTGTTCGGCCGCCTGCTGGCCGGCGCCATCACGCTGTCGTTCTTCACCTACGCCTTCGTCAACATGGGCATGGTGTCCGGCATCCTGCCGGTGGTGGGCGTACCGCTGCCGCTGGTGAGCTACGGCGGCACGGCCATGGTCACCATCCTGACCGGTTTCGGCATCCTGATGTCGATCCACAAGAACCGGCCGCTGCTCAAGCGCTAG
- a CDS encoding DMT family transporter — translation MAGTDGAGHHDGRRAAVAMALVAVALWSSNAVVARFLGDAISPWMMSWLRWLIPFIVFLPLVRKPFRSARRKLLANARLLVMLSGLGFVAHTVFFYVGLTDTTAINASALLSLTPIWIMLILLARGAPVTPVQWAGIVLSIAGSLVIITEGSLAALLQLHFQWGDLAIIASGITWAGYTLLLPRLHGYIPPVLLMMVLMGVASIMQLPIVAIDLWYRGAPALDALQWSIVGYAGIICSFVGFALYNKAVKQLGSDRAGVFLNLMPLMTALESVLFLSEDFMGYHLAGMLVILCGLTLAVGRFRLRRPLAPPAQPAG, via the coding sequence CGAGCAATGCCGTGGTGGCCCGCTTTCTGGGTGATGCCATTTCGCCGTGGATGATGTCGTGGCTGCGCTGGCTGATTCCGTTCATCGTTTTCCTGCCGCTGGTCAGGAAACCGTTCCGTTCGGCCCGGCGCAAGCTGCTGGCCAATGCCCGGCTGCTGGTCATGCTGTCCGGGCTCGGCTTCGTGGCCCATACGGTGTTCTTCTACGTCGGGCTGACCGACACCACCGCCATCAATGCCTCGGCGCTGCTGAGCCTGACGCCGATCTGGATCATGCTGATCCTGCTCGCACGCGGCGCACCGGTCACGCCAGTGCAGTGGGCCGGCATCGTGCTGTCGATTGCCGGCTCGCTGGTCATCATCACCGAAGGCAGCCTGGCTGCCCTGCTGCAACTGCACTTCCAGTGGGGGGATCTCGCCATCATTGCCTCGGGCATCACCTGGGCCGGCTACACCCTGCTGCTGCCGCGGCTGCACGGTTACATTCCGCCGGTCCTGCTGATGATGGTGCTGATGGGCGTGGCCAGCATCATGCAGCTGCCGATCGTGGCCATTGACCTCTGGTACCGCGGTGCCCCGGCGCTGGATGCGCTGCAATGGAGCATCGTCGGCTACGCCGGCATCATCTGCTCGTTCGTCGGCTTTGCCCTCTACAACAAGGCGGTGAAGCAGCTGGGCAGCGACCGCGCCGGCGTGTTCCTCAACCTGATGCCGCTGATGACGGCACTGGAGTCGGTCCTGTTCCTGTCCGAAGACTTCATGGGCTATCACCTGGCCGGCATGCTGGTGATCCTGTGCGGACTGACGCTGGCCGTGGGACGCTTCCGCCTGCGCCGGCCGCTGGCGCCACCGGCCCAGCCTGCCGGCTGA